One window from the genome of Phormidium ambiguum IAM M-71 encodes:
- a CDS encoding bis(5'-nucleosyl)-tetraphosphatase, whose protein sequence is MNEPQIKKDESFGIIPILRQENSYSFLLIQHQAGHWGFPKGHANSGESPVQTACRELQEETGISDYTLVEEVSFAENYTFTRKGKSFAKTVTYFLAFVNSATVVHQVEEIQNYTWANYETAINLITYAPSKQILQDVNQYLSR, encoded by the coding sequence ATGAATGAACCACAAATCAAAAAAGACGAATCTTTCGGGATTATTCCGATTTTGCGGCAAGAAAATAGCTATTCATTTTTGCTAATTCAACATCAAGCCGGACATTGGGGATTTCCTAAAGGTCACGCTAATTCTGGCGAGTCACCTGTGCAAACTGCTTGTCGAGAATTACAGGAAGAAACGGGGATTTCTGACTACACTTTAGTTGAGGAAGTTTCCTTCGCTGAAAATTACACTTTTACTCGAAAAGGGAAAAGTTTTGCCAAAACTGTAACTTACTTTCTAGCGTTTGTAAATTCAGCAACAGTTGTGCATCAAGTAGAGGAAATTCAAAACTATACTTGGGCTAACTACGAAACAGCAATTAACCTGATAACTTACGCACCAAGTAAACAAATACTTCAAGAT
- a CDS encoding type II toxin-antitoxin system Phd/YefM family antitoxin — protein sequence MLSYKITSQTDAKNDFFKLLDLVVQDRQVYIINRHDGENVALIAESDLISLVETVYLLRSPQNARRLIDAIEESKTGKIKPQAIAELQQELGIEQEEKEES from the coding sequence ATGCTGTCTTATAAAATCACATCTCAAACAGATGCGAAAAATGACTTTTTTAAGTTGTTAGATTTGGTAGTACAAGATCGTCAGGTATACATAATTAACCGTCATGATGGTGAAAATGTAGCTTTGATTGCTGAGTCAGATTTGATTAGTTTGGTTGAGACGGTTTACCTTTTGCGATCGCCTCAAAATGCGCGTCGCTTAATCGATGCAATAGAAGAGTCTAAGACAGGAAAGATTAAACCGCAAGCGATCGCAGAACTTCAACAGGAGTTAGGGATTGAACAAGAAGAAAAAGAAGAAAGCTGA
- the typA gene encoding translational GTPase TypA codes for MTLPIRNVAIIAHVDHGKTTLVDALLRQSGIFREGEDVPDCVMDSNAIERERGITILSKNTAVRYKETLVNIVDTPGHADFGGEVERVLGMVDGCLLIVDANEGPMPQTRFVLKKALEKGLRPIVIVNKIDRPQADPHGAIDKVLDLFLELGADDDQCDFPYLFASGLSGYAKEQLEDEGVDMQPLFDAILRHVPPPVGDINKPLQLQVTTLDYSEYLGRIVIGRIHNGVIKAGQQAALVKEGGEIVKSKITKLLGFEGLKRIEIEEASAGNIVAVAGFADANIGETITIPDNPQALPLIKVDEPTLQMTFSVNDSPFAGQEGQFVTSRQLRDRLIRELETNVALRVEETDSPDKLLVSGRGELHLGILIENMRREGYEFQVSQPQVIFREVNGQPCEPFEYLVLDVPEESVGGCIERLGQRKGEMQDMQVGGNGRTQLDFVIPARGLIGFRGEFMRLTRGEGIMNHSFLEYRNYSGDVELRRNGVLIAFEEGTATFYAMKNAEDRGVFFITPGVKVYKGMIVGEHNRPQDLDLNICKTKQLTNHRAASGDELVQLQAPVDMSLERALEYIGPDELVEVTPKSIRLRKLSKKLVKR; via the coding sequence ATGACTCTTCCCATTCGCAACGTAGCCATTATTGCCCACGTAGATCACGGCAAAACTACCCTAGTAGATGCTTTACTCAGACAATCCGGCATCTTCCGCGAGGGGGAAGACGTACCTGACTGCGTGATGGACTCGAACGCTATTGAAAGGGAACGCGGAATTACCATTCTCTCCAAAAATACCGCCGTTCGTTACAAAGAAACTTTAGTTAACATTGTGGACACACCCGGACACGCCGACTTTGGTGGCGAAGTCGAACGGGTACTTGGCATGGTTGATGGTTGCCTTTTGATTGTCGATGCCAACGAAGGCCCCATGCCTCAGACCAGATTTGTGTTAAAAAAAGCTTTAGAAAAGGGATTGCGCCCGATCGTAATTGTGAACAAGATCGATCGCCCTCAAGCCGATCCTCATGGTGCAATTGATAAAGTATTAGACCTATTCTTAGAATTAGGTGCAGACGACGATCAATGTGATTTTCCCTATCTATTTGCCTCCGGTTTATCAGGTTACGCTAAAGAACAACTGGAAGACGAAGGCGTAGATATGCAGCCTTTATTTGACGCAATTTTGCGTCACGTTCCACCACCAGTCGGCGACATCAACAAACCATTACAACTGCAAGTTACCACTTTAGATTATTCCGAATATTTAGGTCGAATTGTGATTGGACGGATTCACAACGGCGTAATTAAAGCAGGTCAACAAGCAGCTTTGGTCAAAGAAGGTGGCGAAATTGTCAAATCCAAAATCACTAAATTGCTGGGTTTTGAAGGCTTAAAACGCATCGAAATCGAAGAAGCTTCTGCGGGAAATATTGTCGCTGTTGCTGGTTTTGCTGATGCGAATATTGGGGAAACAATTACTATTCCTGATAATCCCCAAGCATTACCACTAATTAAAGTAGACGAACCTACTTTACAGATGACATTTTCCGTTAACGATTCACCTTTTGCCGGACAAGAAGGACAATTTGTAACTTCGCGGCAATTGCGCGATCGCTTAATTCGAGAATTAGAAACCAACGTCGCCTTGCGCGTTGAAGAAACCGACTCTCCTGATAAACTCTTAGTCTCCGGTCGTGGCGAACTACACTTAGGCATTTTAATTGAAAATATGCGCCGCGAAGGTTACGAATTCCAAGTATCCCAACCCCAAGTTATTTTCCGCGAAGTCAACGGACAACCCTGCGAACCTTTCGAGTATTTAGTATTAGACGTTCCCGAAGAAAGCGTCGGTGGTTGCATCGAACGCTTAGGACAACGCAAAGGTGAAATGCAGGATATGCAAGTTGGCGGAAATGGACGCACTCAACTTGACTTTGTGATTCCCGCTCGTGGTTTAATTGGTTTCCGAGGTGAATTCATGCGCTTAACTCGCGGCGAAGGCATCATGAATCACAGTTTCTTGGAATACCGTAACTACAGTGGAGATGTGGAACTGCGTCGCAACGGTGTGTTAATTGCCTTTGAAGAAGGTACCGCCACATTCTACGCCATGAAAAACGCTGAAGATCGCGGAGTTTTCTTCATCACTCCCGGTGTCAAAGTTTACAAAGGCATGATTGTTGGCGAACACAACCGCCCCCAAGATTTAGACCTCAACATCTGTAAAACCAAGCAATTAACCAACCACCGCGCCGCCAGTGGTGATGAATTAGTTCAATTGCAAGCACCAGTAGATATGAGTTTGGAACGTGCTTTGGAATACATCGGCCCCGATGAATTGGTAGAAGTAACACCAAAATCAATTCGCTTGCGGAAGTTAAGCAAGAAATTGGTAAAACGCTAA